The window TTATCTTTTCGATCTATTTCGGCGAAGTCGCCAGAACCCACTTTATCGCCATGGGCGAAGGCGCGACCGTAGCCGGCGCGCAGGCGCAGACGTTGTGGGGCACCGGGCTGGCGATCTCGGGGGTGATCATTGCGATCTGCGCCCCGATTCTGGGGGCAGTTGCCGATACGACCGGGCGACGGATGCTGTGGATCTGGGTGTTTTCCGGCTTTTATGTATTGGGCGCGCTTGGGCTGTGGTTTCTGGTGCCGCAGCAGCCGCCCCTGACCTTGGCGCTGATCTTTTTCGGCATCGGATTGATCGGGATGGAGTTCGCCACGATCTTTACCAATGCGCTTTTGCCGGCGCTGGCACCGCCCGACGAGATCGGGCGCATCTCGGGCAGCGGCTATGCCTTTGGCTATCTGGGCGGGTTGGTCTCGCTGGTTTTCATGCTGCTGCTATTTGCGGAAAACCCCCGCACTGGCCTGACGCTGGCCGGGATCCCGCCGATTTTCGGGCTGGACGCAGCAGCGCGCGAGGGGACCAGGTTTGCCGGGCCATTTACAGCGATTTGGTATGTGATCTTCATGATCCCGTTTTTCCTGTGGGTAAAAGAGCCGCGGCTGCCAAAGCGGAGCTTCAGCGCGGGTCGCACGCTGTCCGATCTGTGGCGATTGATCCTGAGCCTGCGTGACCGGCAATCGTTGAGCGCATGGCTGGTGTCGTCGATGTTCTCGCGCGATGCACTGAACGCGATGTATGCCTTTGGCGGGATTTATGCCGGTACGGTCCTGGGGTGGCCGGTGTTTTTGTCGGGCGTCTTTGGCGTGGTCAGCGCGTTGGCGGCCGCCATCATCTCGCAATTGGGTGGCCGGGCCGACAGGGCATATGGGCCAAAGCCCGTCATCATCGTCTGCACAATCGCACTGATCGCGGTTTGCGTGGTGATCGTCGGGATGGACCGGACCTCGCTGCTTGGCATTCCGCTGGCCGCAGGGTCGCGGGTTCCAGATGCGGTGTTCTTTGCCTGCGGCGCGGTCATCGGGGGCGCGGGCGGTGCGTTGCAGGCCGCCAGCCGCAC is drawn from Paracoccus tegillarcae and contains these coding sequences:
- a CDS encoding MFS transporter — encoded protein: MNRKRIWGWWFFDWASQPFATLLLTFIFSIYFGEVARTHFIAMGEGATVAGAQAQTLWGTGLAISGVIIAICAPILGAVADTTGRRMLWIWVFSGFYVLGALGLWFLVPQQPPLTLALIFFGIGLIGMEFATIFTNALLPALAPPDEIGRISGSGYAFGYLGGLVSLVFMLLLFAENPRTGLTLAGIPPIFGLDAAAREGTRFAGPFTAIWYVIFMIPFFLWVKEPRLPKRSFSAGRTLSDLWRLILSLRDRQSLSAWLVSSMFSRDALNAMYAFGGIYAGTVLGWPVFLSGVFGVVSALAAAIISQLGGRADRAYGPKPVIIVCTIALIAVCVVIVGMDRTSLLGIPLAAGSRVPDAVFFACGAVIGGAGGALQAASRTMMVRHTTPEKATEAFGLYALSGKATAFLAPFLIATVTAISGDQRIGISPLIVMFILALVLLRWVKAEGEVEQ